DNA sequence from the Candidatus Poribacteria bacterium genome:
CCCATTAACGAGGATTTGCCCTTCCGTTGGTGGATATAATCCGACTGCCATTTTCGCGATTGTGCTTTTACCGGCAGCATTCTCGCCAACAAGTGCTGTCATCTTGCCCGGCTGCAACTCAAGGTTAATATCTTTGACAGCGAACGCATCGGATCCCGGATACTTAAACGAAACTCCTTCAAAGGTAATCGTCGGCATCTTTCCGTTCTTGAGAAGATCGGGCATTTGTGAGGTGCTGCTTTCGCTTGCCTCCACGGGGACTTCCATTTTCAGCACTCTTCGGATGCTCAATACATACAATCCATGCTCAAACAGCGAAGAAACCCCAACAAAAACCCGATACGCAGTGCTCTGCGTGCTGTTAACAGCCTGAATGTACATGGCTATCATACCGACGGTCACTGTGCCAGCCTCAATTGATTGCAAGGTCATGAACAGCACAAGGACAAAACCTGCTGCCATACACAACCCACCTGAAATTTGATAAACCATTCGCTTAAGACTTTGGCGACGCTCCGCGGTGAACCAAGTCCTAAAAACTTCGCTGTATTTTTCAAAGATCCAATTCATCGCATTCCAAATACGGAGTTCTCTACAGGTCCCTCTACCTGACCAGATCCCTGATAAAAAACCCATTTTTCTTCGGAGAATTGACAATCTCTCGGTCAGTTCCCAACTCTGTTTGATAATGTGTTGATCCAAAAGAATATATGGGAGCATAATCGCAACGACGGCTACCGCTAACCAAGGGCTTAACTGACTCAGTAGTACGAACATCGACCCAAACATGACTAAATCGCTGCCTAAATTAATAGTCGCCGTAAAGATTTGTGGGATCCGGTCCTTTGTGCCGTTCGCCATTTCCAAATTATTATAAATCTCCTCGGATTCAAGCGAAATATAGGGCAGTTTTGAGGTCTTTTCCATCAGATCCATCGTAATATCATTCAGGAGGTGGTTCGACAGGATACCGCCAAGCCAACCCCGAAGCGGCATAATAATCCGCTGCACCGCAAAGAGACCCCCTTGAAGCCCAAACACAAGACCAACCTCTCTAAGCGTTGCTGTTCCTTGAACATAGTCAACTGACCGGTCAACAACTTTACTAAAAACGTAAAGGCTCGCAACGGGTTCAAGACTTAAAATCAAAGCCGTGAAGATCATAGACGTAGCCAAGAAAAAATGTCTGCGCAACACGATCCCTAATACCCAGAAAATCGCTATGAGTCGACGCCAGACATTCGTACTTTCCATGGATACGTTCCTTACACTTTAGGTAGATGGATACCTATCAAACATAGTGCGACTCAACGGAAGTAAAACCCAACGTAATACGTGCCTCACTTCTATCTTTAAAAAATAAGAAGCAAGGCACGAGAAACTTGCTAATCCTTACAGTGCATGGTCTTCTGGACGGACACCCTTTGTAAAGGTACCGAAACCGAAGAATGTCGGTGCATAATCGCCGACATAATCGACAACGCTTTTATCGGGAATAGCGTCCTCCATCCCCATGCACCAATAACAGCCATTGACGAGCAGACGGCGCAGTCCTTCGCTCTCCAGATCAACAGAGGCACCCATCGTCGTGTTCAAGACGCGTGAGGTGTTCCCTTCATCGCCGGTATAGGTTTTAATCCACACCATCGGCATTGTGACGGTATCCGGTTTTGGCGCATCTGTAGGTTCCATACCGACCAATACCTGTCCATGGATAAGCACTTGAGAATCGCCCGTCAAATCATTAATGCCGTAGACATCAGACGGACCCCAAACATCGTCAACACCTTTGAGAATCGGGTGGTCCTGCATCGCTTCGTCAATCACACCGCGCGCGCTCTCTTTACCGTGATGTCCGTGGTGATTGACCCACGTCTCGCCAAGCACCTGCCTGCCATACCCACCTTCAAAACTCTCACTGTTAAAACTATATTTTGCATACGGACTCTCAAGGTCACGGCTATAACTGAAAGCGTGTGTCGCTGTGCGGAGTCCCATCACGGGTTTGCCAGCATTCGTATAATCAACGACGTACTTCATCTGTTCATCGGGTAGCTCACGGAAACGCGTGAACAATACCATCATATCCGCTGATTCTAAATGGTGGAGTCCCGGAATATTGGTCTGGACCTCCGGATCAATTTCACCTGTGTCCGGATCAATAGCAAATAGCACCGTGCATGTAAATCCGTGGTGTGTGGCTAACACTTTCCCCAACATCGGCAATGCCTCTTCGGAACGATACTCTTCGTCACCACTGACGAGAACAATATGCTTGCCCGTTCCAGGACCTTCGTTTCCTTCGTAAACAACCCATTCGTTTTTCATCAAAAGATATACTCCATAAAATAAGATTTTGCATCAGTATAGCACATTTTTCTCCGAAAGTCACGCCGAATCTGTTGGCAGAGAGTCAAATCTTCCGTACATATTATAGAAAAATTTTGACAAATGTCTGAAGTTACCATAAAATTAAAGGGAAGGCTCAAAAACACTCTCTAAAACGGACCGACAATCTGTAGGAGAACTCGTCCATGCACTTAACCCCTCAACAGCGAGACGATTATAAAGAACAAGGTTTCGTAGTAATTCCCAATCTCTTTAGTCCAGCCACGGTAACGTCAATGCGCGAACATTACATGAAACGTCGTGCAGAAGGCCCGAAGCCCGGTGACTCCGGCGGCACAACCGACCACGCCGATGATCCAAATCATCAATTCCCGCGCATGATTAATATGCACAACTGGGACGAATTAACCCAAGAATGGGCAGCGGATACCAACCTACTTACCGTTACGGAGCAACTGATTGATGATACGCCAGTGCTTTTACAAACAATGCTCTACTTCAAACCGCCCGGTGCACGAGGTCAAGCACTACACCAAGACGAACAGTACATCACAATAGATCCGCTCATTGGTGTTTGGGTCGCATTAGACACATCGGACGAAGACGTTGGACGCATGGTGCTGATTCCACGTTCCCATCAATATGGACTACTCCCTGTTGAAACAGCGGACACCACTATTTCGTTTACTAACGTACAAGTCGTCAAACCGGAAAACGTTGAAGAATTGGGAATTGACATGTCACCTGGTGACACGCTCTTCTTTGATGGCAAGGTCATTCACGGTTCCTACAAGAATAAAACAGATGACCGGTGGCGGCGGAGTTTTATATGTCATTACATGGGTGAAAATTCACAAAGGTTTGAGCCAGATGAAGGAACACACGTCTCACACCTGAAAAAATAGTTTGTTCACGCTGAAATCCTAAACAACTTCACGTTGCTACAGAAAATAAAAAATTGGAGGATTTGGATTGTTAAAAGTATCAAAGTTTGGCGGAAGTTCGCTCGCGTCAGCGGAACAAGTGCGTCAAGTTTGTGACATCATCATCGCTGACCCGGAACGCCGTCTCATCGTTGTTTCTGCTCCTGGGAAACGACATAGTCAGGACATCAAAGTAACAGATTTACTCATTGCTGCCGCATCACAACGCCTCGCTGGAAAACTCGGTGCTTCGGAATGTGCAGAAGCGATTGAACGTTATCGAAGCATCGCTGCTGAATTAGGACTCCCTGCCGAGACTGCTGAGCCTATTGCTCGCGATTTAACAGAACGTCTTGAAAATGGCACAACTGATGCTGATCTTTATATGGACACAATGAAAGCCGGAGGTGAAGACAACTGCGCGCGCCTCATTGCACAAGTCCTACAAGCACGCGGTGTAGATGCCCACTATGTAAATCCGAAGGACGCAGGTTTATTGCTTTCCGATGAACCCGGCAACGCGCAAGTGCTACCGGAAGCCTACAACCGCTTGCGGGATTTACATGAACGCCCCGGTATCACTATCTTTCCAGGCTTCTTCGGTTACTCGAAGCAGGGCAACGTTGTTACCTTTTCGCGCGGTGGTTCAGACATCACAGGTGCTATTCTCGCCAGTGCTGTTCGTGCAGAGGTCTATGAAAACTTTACCGATGTTGACTCCGTATTCGCGGCGAACCCTTCTATTATCAAAGACCCAGCACCGATTACCGAACTCACCTACCGCGAGATGCGCGAACTTTCTTACGCGGGGTTTTCCGTATTTCACGATGAAGCACTTGAACCCGTCTATCGCGCGCAGGTGCCTGTTAACATCCGAAACACGAATAATCCGAAAGCAGATGGCACCCGAATTGTGCCAAACCGTAAGTCAACAGATATTCCGGTTGTCGGTATCGCTGCAATGGAAGATGTCTGTTGCATCTATCTCAGCAAATACCTTATGAACCGTCAGATTGGATTCGGTCGGCGGTTGTTGCAGATATTGGAAGCGGAAGAAATCTCTTTTGAACACGTCCCCTCCGGCATTGATAATATGTCAGTCATCATCCGCGAAGAAAACCTATCGGTGCAGAAAGAGAAAAGGATTGTTGAAAAGATTCGGCAGACGCTTGCTCCCGAAGATATTTCTGTAGAACGCGGACTGGCACTCATCATGGTTGTCGGTGAGGGGATGCGCCACACTGTCGGCATCGCCTCGCGTGCTACAGGCGCGTTAGCTGGAGCGGAGGTCAACATTGAAATGATTAACCAAGGGTCCAACGAAGTGAGTATGATGTTCGGCATAAAATCCGAAGACATGGAGACTGCTGTTCAAGCACTTTATGTTGACTTTTTTGGATAAAGGAAAACATTATGGAAATAACCGTTCAACCGAAAGAATTAGCAGCAGGAAAACTGACAGATGCCCATGTAGAACAAGCCATCAAGGCGATTCGCGTTGATGGTTATGTTATCTTAGAAAACGTCATTAGCCACGAACACCTTGACATTCTTCGCGAACGGATGGACGCAGATTCGCAAATCCTTATTAATGCGGAAAAATGGGGTGGCGCAGGTAGGCTTAAAGGGCATCTCCAGCAGGGACCGCCACCGTTTGCGCCCTACATCTTCAGAGATGTCGTCGCGAACCCCTATGTTATCCAAGTAACGAAGGAGCTGCTCGGTCCAGGGCTTTATAATAACTTTTACAACGGCAACACGAACTGCCCGGGTAGCACAACACAACCGCTCCACAGAGACGGTGCTCACCTGTGGCCAGACCAAAAGGTCGCGCATCCAACAACAGAAGTCGTCGTTAATATTTCACCACAGGATACCACAGAGGAAAATGGGAGTGTAGAAATTTGGCCCGGCTCGCATCTTGCGGTGGGTGAACACCATATAGATGAAGAACAAGAAGAAGCACGCCGTAAAATCTGTCCTCCTACCCGTGGAAATGCGAAAAAGGGAAGCGTCCTGATTCGAGATATGCGACTGTGGCATCGTGGTGTCCCCAACCCATCCGACAAACCTCGCCACATGATAGCGTTGATTTATCGTGTCCATTGGCTCAAATCCAACCGGCGACTGAAGTATAAAACTGGGTGTGAAGCCGCTTTTGAAAATAGCGATCTCGACCACAATGCTGAGTTCATTGACTTCGCTGCTCAAAAAATAGATGATTACGATTATCTCTTCAATCCGAGATTCTGATTGCGGCTGTGGATCGGCAGTCAACTTGAGAGTTGCCGCTTTTTTCGTTGATAGTTTTCGAGAAAAAGCAGGAGAAAAACAGTGAGAGAATTCGGAACGCAAGGTCCCGTCAATTCCAAGGATCACTATGTCGTTTCGCGCAGCGAGGAACTTGCTGATTACATTAACCGCGTTAAACAGGGACGATACATCGTGCTCTTCGC
Encoded proteins:
- a CDS encoding aspartate kinase, whose amino-acid sequence is MLKVSKFGGSSLASAEQVRQVCDIIIADPERRLIVVSAPGKRHSQDIKVTDLLIAAASQRLAGKLGASECAEAIERYRSIAAELGLPAETAEPIARDLTERLENGTTDADLYMDTMKAGGEDNCARLIAQVLQARGVDAHYVNPKDAGLLLSDEPGNAQVLPEAYNRLRDLHERPGITIFPGFFGYSKQGNVVTFSRGGSDITGAILASAVRAEVYENFTDVDSVFAANPSIIKDPAPITELTYREMRELSYAGFSVFHDEALEPVYRAQVPVNIRNTNNPKADGTRIVPNRKSTDIPVVGIAAMEDVCCIYLSKYLMNRQIGFGRRLLQILEAEEISFEHVPSGIDNMSVIIREENLSVQKEKRIVEKIRQTLAPEDISVERGLALIMVVGEGMRHTVGIASRATGALAGAEVNIEMINQGSNEVSMMFGIKSEDMETAVQALYVDFFG
- a CDS encoding phytanoyl-CoA dioxygenase family protein — its product is MEITVQPKELAAGKLTDAHVEQAIKAIRVDGYVILENVISHEHLDILRERMDADSQILINAEKWGGAGRLKGHLQQGPPPFAPYIFRDVVANPYVIQVTKELLGPGLYNNFYNGNTNCPGSTTQPLHRDGAHLWPDQKVAHPTTEVVVNISPQDTTEENGSVEIWPGSHLAVGEHHIDEEQEEARRKICPPTRGNAKKGSVLIRDMRLWHRGVPNPSDKPRHMIALIYRVHWLKSNRRLKYKTGCEAAFENSDLDHNAEFIDFAAQKIDDYDYLFNPRF
- a CDS encoding ThuA domain-containing protein, producing the protein MKNEWVVYEGNEGPGTGKHIVLVSGDEEYRSEEALPMLGKVLATHHGFTCTVLFAIDPDTGEIDPEVQTNIPGLHHLESADMMVLFTRFRELPDEQMKYVVDYTNAGKPVMGLRTATHAFSYSRDLESPYAKYSFNSESFEGGYGRQVLGETWVNHHGHHGKESARGVIDEAMQDHPILKGVDDVWGPSDVYGINDLTGDSQVLIHGQVLVGMEPTDAPKPDTVTMPMVWIKTYTGDEGNTSRVLNTTMGASVDLESEGLRRLLVNGCYWCMGMEDAIPDKSVVDYVGDYAPTFFGFGTFTKGVRPEDHAL
- a CDS encoding phytanoyl-CoA dioxygenase family protein, whose translation is MHLTPQQRDDYKEQGFVVIPNLFSPATVTSMREHYMKRRAEGPKPGDSGGTTDHADDPNHQFPRMINMHNWDELTQEWAADTNLLTVTEQLIDDTPVLLQTMLYFKPPGARGQALHQDEQYITIDPLIGVWVALDTSDEDVGRMVLIPRSHQYGLLPVETADTTISFTNVQVVKPENVEELGIDMSPGDTLFFDGKVIHGSYKNKTDDRWRRSFICHYMGENSQRFEPDEGTHVSHLKK
- a CDS encoding ABC transporter ATP-binding protein — protein: MESTNVWRRLIAIFWVLGIVLRRHFFLATSMIFTALILSLEPVASLYVFSKVVDRSVDYVQGTATLREVGLVFGLQGGLFAVQRIIMPLRGWLGGILSNHLLNDITMDLMEKTSKLPYISLESEEIYNNLEMANGTKDRIPQIFTATINLGSDLVMFGSMFVLLSQLSPWLAVAVVAIMLPYILLDQHIIKQSWELTERLSILRRKMGFLSGIWSGRGTCRELRIWNAMNWIFEKYSEVFRTWFTAERRQSLKRMVYQISGGLCMAAGFVLVLFMTLQSIEAGTVTVGMIAMYIQAVNSTQSTAYRVFVGVSSLFEHGLYVLSIRRVLKMEVPVEASESSTSQMPDLLKNGKMPTITFEGVSFKYPGSDAFAVKDINLELQPGKMTALVGENAAGKSTIAKMAVGLYPPTEGQILVNGVPLSSANTSEWFKHTKVLFQDSSQYALTLAENVLLGQGSDRDVVRVLDEAGFAPSAEIDANTLSEILSKEFGGTELSGGQWKKVGLARALAKQGSFFMLDEPSAALDPRAEYELFMKLKEMMSGVTTLFVTHRLAATINADWIIVLDNGKITEQGKHEQLMKTDGLYAQLFNLQASLMQDATWK